Part of the Synergistaceae bacterium genome, TGAGCGTGTTATTATGGGCTGTCATGTTAATTATTATAGTGAGAGCTGCAAAAATTTCATTGAGGGTGCTTCTAAAGTCTTCACGCCCGGTATTATATCTCGTTATATTCACGTTCATATTTAATTTATTCATGAGCGAATTTACACACGCAATTTTCATGTTAGCTAGATTATTTGTGTTAATGCTTTATGCGCTATTATTGCCGATGACGACTGCGCCATTAGAATTAGCGGACGGGATTGACTCATTATTGACACCTCTTGAAAAATTTGGCTTCCCTGCTCATGAAAGTTCTATGATGATAGGGCTTGCAATGAGATTTATTCCGTTATTAGCTTATGAGACCGATAATATTATCAAAGCTCAGTTATCACGAGGTGCAAGGCTTGATCAGGGGAATTTATTTCAGCGCGTTAAATCATTCTTTCCGGTATTGATTCCCTTGTTTGTAATAATATTTCGCAGAGCCGACGAAATCGCCCTAGCAATGACCGCACGAGGTTATGACCCGCATAAATCACGAACCCGCAGAAAGCCTTTAATATGGAAATTTCAAGATAGTATTATATTAATATTTTGTGCGCTTGTGTCAGT contains:
- a CDS encoding energy-coupling factor transporter transmembrane protein EcfT produces the protein MINIHLGQYIPADSFVHKLDPRAKLFGLIFILTAIFMTREYLSVLLWAVMLIIIVRAAKISLRVLLKSSRPVLYLVIFTFIFNLFMSEFTHAIFMLARLFVLMLYALLLPMTTAPLELADGIDSLLTPLEKFGFPAHESSMMIGLAMRFIPLLAYETDNIIKAQLSRGARLDQGNLFQRVKSFFPVLIPLFVIIFRRADEIALAMTARGYDPHKSRTRRKPLIWKFQDSIILIFCALVSVIFIFV